AAGTTTCAGTGAAGTGAGGAATGGATCGTCCCTCTGCCAGGGCCCATGTGCTCTAGGTCACCCTGTCATCACAGGGACAGGGAGGTCAAGGACagtcactcctgaggccagtccGGGCTGGGCTGACCACGTGGACTCTCATGCCCAGATCGGGGCCCCAATCTCCCTGAAGCTGGGGCTCCAGCTGCCCAGGGGTGGGCAGAAGGGGAGACAGAAGCGATAGGTTCCTCAGCCCCCAGTCCCACCTGAGGGCCCCTTTGTCACTGGATCTGATAAGAAACACCACCCCTGCAGCCCCCTCCCCTCAGCTGACCAATGGCCACAGCCTGGCTGGGCCCAGCTCCCTGTATATAAGTGGACCCTGGGGGCTGAGCACTACCAAGGCCAGTCCTGAGCAGGCCCAACTCCAGTGCAGCCGCCCACCCTGCCGCCATGTCTCTGACCAAGACTGAGGGGACCATCATTGTGTCCATGTGGGCCAAGATCTCCACGCAGGCCGACACCATCGGCACCGAGACTCTGGAGAGATGAGTGTCAGACGGGACTGCCAGAGGGACTGGGTGGGAGGCCAGGTATGTGAGTGGGGACAGTGGGGAGCgggcagtggggaggggactGTGGGGAGGGGACAGTGAGGAGGGGACAGTGGGGAGAGGACAGTGGAGAGGGGACAGTGAGGAGGGGACCATGGGGAGGAGACAGTGAGGAGGGGACCGTAGGGAGGGGACAGTGAGGAGGGGACCTTGGGGAGGGGACCATGGGGAGGGGACAGTGAGGAGGGGACCATGGGGAGAGGACAGTGAGGAGGGGACAGTGGAGAGGGGACAGTGAGGAGGGGACTGTGGGGAGGAGACAGTGAGGAGGGGACCGTAGGGAGGGGACAGTGAGGAGGGGACCTTGGGGAGGGGACCATGGGGAGGGGACAGTGAGGAGGGGACCATGGGGAGAGGACAGTGAGGAGGGGACAGTGGAGAGGGGACAGTGAGGAGGGGACTGTGGGGAGAGGACAGTGAGGAGGGGACCGTGGGGAGGGCAcagtggggaggggagagtgaGGAAGGGACAGTGAGGAGAGGACTGTGGGGAGGGGACTGTGGGGACAGATAGCATTCCCTCTCAGTGAGGagggcagggtaaggagggtaCGATTAGGAGTTGCACAAGCATCTGGGCTCGCTGAGACCTGGGCAGGCACAGCCCAGGTTCTGACAAGCAGAGTGTGAAAGGTTTCGTTCTAGGCCTGAAGGGCCTTACAGGGCAGCCAGTGCACTACAGCCTCTAAAGTCCCAGCATCTGGGATCAGGGCACTGTCCCAGCGTCAAAGTCCCAGCATCTGGGATCAGGGCACTGTCCCAGCTTCAAATTCCCAGCATCTGATCCCCTGGGAGGGCCAGGGAGCTTTTCCTTCCCTGGAACGCTGCTGGGAGGTCATGAGCCTGCAGAGGGGGTGGCGGGCAACCCAGtctggggctgggagggaggtCCTGTGGCCAGAGGAGACGGTGGATGGGGCTGGGGGCACCAGGCGTGCTGGAGGCGGAGGGCGGGAGATTTGGGGACCAGGCTGCACAGAACCCGTTGGAAGCAGGGCGATCAGCCGGGAGCTGCAGAGGCCTGGGGGGCCTCTAGCCCAGGGCAGCCTGGGAGGGGCAGCTGCCTGGGCACCCGGGCCCCgcgaggaggggctggggcctgctGCGGGGTCGCAGACGTGTCCCGGTGCTCGGAGAGGGCCGCAGGGCGCGTGGGCCGTGGGCGGGAGGCCGCGCTGCTGGGAGCTCACGGCCCCCGCCCCCCGTCCCAGGCTGTTCCTCAGCCACCCGCAGACCAAGACCTACTTCCCGCACTTCGACCTGCACCCGGGGTCCGCGCAGTTGCGCGCGCACGGCTCCAAGGTGGTGGCCGCCGTGGGCGACGCGGTGAAGAGCATCGACAACATCGGCGGCGCCCTGTCCAAGCTGAGCGAGCTGCACGCCTACATCCTGCGCGTGGACCCGGTCAACTTCAAGGTGCGCGGGGCGCGGTGCGGGCGGTGCGGGGCGGGgtcgcggggcggggcggggcggggcggggcgggggtcccggcggggcggggtggggtcgtggggcggggcggggcggggtcgcggggcggggcggcgtcgcggggcggggcggggtcgCGGGGCGGGGCCCGGGCTAGGCCCCGCCCCCCGCACTGagccgcccccgcccccagctCCTGTCCCACTGCCTGCTGGTCACCCTGGCCGCGCGCTTCCCCGCCGACTTCACGGCCGAGGCCCACGCCGCCTGGGACAAGTTCCTATCGGTCGTGTCCTCTGTCCTGACCGAGAAGTACCGCTGAGCGCCGCCTCCGGGACCCCCAGGACCCCCAGGACAGGCTGCggcccctcccctgcccttcaCCCTCCCACAATTCCTGCCCTGACTCCAATAAATGGATGAGGACGGAGCGATCTGGGCTCTGTGTTCTCAGTATTGGAGCGAAGGAGGGGAGAAGCTGAGTGATGGGTCCGGGGGCTTCGCAGGAACTCGGTCGTCCCCACTGTCGTCGCGGCCTGGGGATCACTTGGGGGGCGCCTTGGGGAGGTTCTAGCCCCTGAGCACCGGAGCTGCGGCCCGGGTGGAGCGGAGCAGTCCCGGGCCGGCCCGCGGCGTCTCCTGGGGTTCTTGAGTCGGGCGGGCGTTCGTGCGTCTCCCGGCTTCCCATATCGCACAAAGATTGTCACTTCACTAAGCGTATTGGAAGCGTGTCGGGGCTCAGGGAACTTTTCCACAAAGCCTGACGTCCGAATCCCGGGACTCTGGCAGCTACGGGGGTCCCTGAGGCCGGTCCCTCCTCGACTCCTAAGAGAGTAGGGGGTTTCCTGCCCGGTGTTCTCTCTCCGGTTCCTCCCATGTGCTCCCTCCTGGCACAGCAGTAACTTTACCCGAGGGGAGTAATTACAGATGCCCCTAAAGTCTGCAGTAAAGGTGCCCACGCGCAACAGCGTGGGTCAATGCCAGAAACCCTGGGATCCCGGAGGTCGAGGCCTCCACATAGACGGGAACCCGGGCTGGTTACGTTCCCCGACGCAGGCCGAGGGTCCCCGCGTTCCCGCCGCGCTCGGGCCGATAAGGACGGGCGGGGTGCCCGGAGGCTCTATAAGGAGGCCAGGGCGGCGGGCGCGGCCCCCAGAGCACGTCAGGCGGCGCCATGCTCAGCGCCCAGGAGCGCGCCCAAATCGCGCAGGTCTGGGACCTGATTGCGGGCCACGAGGCGCAATTCGGGGCGGAGCTGCTGCTCAGGTCGGTAGAGGCGGGGTCTCCGGGAGCTCAGGGAGGTGGAGATGAGGGTTTTGGGCGCGTGGGCCGCCAACGCCATCCAAGGTCCTTCGGGTGCGGATCCCCGGGGCTCTGGGCGGTGTGGGCGCTAGTGAAGCCCCACGCAGCCGCCCTCCTCCCCGGTCACTGACCTGGTCCTGCAGGCTCTTCACAGTGTACCCCAGCACCAAGGTCTACTTCCCGCACCTGAGCGCCTGCCAGGACGCGACGCAGCTGCTGAGCCACGGGCAGCGCATGCTGGCGGCTGTGGGCGCGGCGGTGCAGCACATGGACAACCTGCGCGCCGCGCTGAGCCCGCTGGCGGACCTGCACGCGCTCGTGCTGCGCGTGGACCCAGCCAACTTTCCGGTGAGGCCTTTCCGGCTGGGGCAATGGTGCAGCGCGCAGCCGGAGGGGGGGGGGCTCTGGGGGTCCCTAGCGGGGCAGACCCCGTCTCACCGGCCCCTTCTCCTGCAGCTGCTAATCCAGTGTTTCCACGTCGTGCTGGCCTCCCACCTGCAGGACGAGTTCACCGTGCAAATGCAAGCGGCGTGGGACAAGTTCCTGACTGGTGTGGCCGTGGTGCTGACCGAAAAATACCGCTGAGCCCTGTGCTGCGCAGGCCTTGGTCTGTGCCTGTCAATAAACAGAGGCCCGAAACATCTGCCCCTGCCTGTGTGGTCTTTGGGGAGCTAGCAAAGCGAGGTTACTATTGTTGGCCAGAGAAGCTCAGGGACCTAAAAGGAGCCTCCTAGAACTCTCAAATGCGCCCCACCCCGGAGGTTTGTCCTCCCATGGCGAGGAGTGCGGTGGGGCAGAGGGAGCACTGTGGTGTGGCGGGGGTAGGGAGGGTGGCCTTCGACTTCAACTCTTGAATCGGGCTTCCAACCATACTGTTCGCAAAGCACTTCCCCATTCacgcatttattcattcattctccctCTATCCCCACTTCCTGCTGGGACCTGTAGATGCTAATCCTGGCCCTTTTTGCAGAGAGATGCAGAAACCGAGGTCCCAGAGCCAAATGTGCAACCTAATTCGTTGGCCCAGAGCAGAGGACTCCGCAGCCCtgttcctttccccttccttcccccatGGACACTTCCTCAGTGGCAAACCTGCGCTAGCCTGGTTAGCCCTGCCTGTGACCCTGCAGCCCTGGGGATGAGGTCGGGAGGAAGTCCTCAGTGGCCACAATTTGGCAGACAGAGCAGGTTTAGTCTTCCAGCCTGCTCAATGACAAGCTGTGCGACCCTGGGCGTGTCCCAGAGCTCTCAGGCCTTTACCTATCGAATAGAAAAACAACGTCCAACTCACgagatttttgaaataatttttgaaatcatAACACAGGGTGGGTGCCTGCAGGGTCGTTgccaccccacccctccacccaGCCCCAGCTGCCGTGTCTCAATCTCTGCAGGTGCCCAGGCCAAGGCACTCCCTTCCCCAGgttccctcttctccctccccaggACCGGGAAGGGAATCTTAGGGCTCCACCCCAGGCTTTTCAGACAAAGAACAGGGGCTGAGGAAAGCAGTGGGACCTTGGAGGTCTCCAAACCCTGAATAGGGTTGGCTCTGGGTTGGCCATCCTGGGTCTGTGTGGGGAGCACTGGACCAGGCCTGGCACCCAGGTCTGACCTGGCAGTCAGCAACGAGGTCTGAAGAGAGCTGCTGGAAGCGGAGCCCTGACTGTGAGTCGGCCAAACTCTCCCCACCAGTCAGTGCCAGTGACCTGTTGCCCCGCACTGCCTGGGACGCCAGCCGGGTAGTTTGGAGAACTTGGCCCCATGTTATCTACATCCCccaactgtttttttgtttttgggggtcttttttttttttgctttgt
This sequence is a window from Gorilla gorilla gorilla isolate KB3781 chromosome 18, NHGRI_mGorGor1-v2.1_pri, whole genome shotgun sequence. Protein-coding genes within it:
- the HBM gene encoding hemoglobin subunit mu — its product is MLSAQERAQIAQVWDLIAGHEAQFGAELLLRLFTVYPSTKVYFPHLSACQDATQLLSHGQRMLAAVGAAVQHMDNLRAALSPLADLHALVLRVDPANFPLLIQCFHVVLASHLQDEFTVQMQAAWDKFLTGVAVVLTEKYR
- the LOC129527462 gene encoding hemoglobin subunit alpha gives rise to the protein MSLQRGWRATQSGAGREVLWPEETVDGAGGTRRAGGGGREIWGPGCTEPVGSRAISRELQRPGGPLAQGSLGGAAAWAPGPREEGLGPAAGSQTCPGARRGPQGAWAVGGRPRCWELTAPAPRPRLFLSHPQTKTYFPHFDLHPGSAQLRAHGSKVVAAVGDAVKSIDNIGGALSKLSELHAYILRVDPVNFKLLSHCLLVTLAARFPADFTAEAHAAWDKFLSVVSSVLTEKYR